The following coding sequences are from one Diospyros lotus cultivar Yz01 chromosome 7, ASM1463336v1, whole genome shotgun sequence window:
- the LOC127806811 gene encoding pentatricopeptide repeat-containing protein At3g22150, chloroplastic: protein MRPAMLSSALPLPLSTPSIPHTHHLNQSSFSPTSASQIQQLCYEDYSNLHNSLDPPNQPRTIRYRLSQLCRDGQPHLARQLFDAIPKPKTVIWNTIIIGFVCNGLPHEALLFYSRMRSNPDTECDFYTYSAVLKACAETRQLKIGKAVHCHVLRSHLSPSRIVGNSLLNMYSTCLSSMDNEMGLDYCENDLVSRVFDTMRKRDVIAWNTMISWYVRTKRFIEAFRHFWLMMKMGIRLTAVTFVNVFPAVSAMGNIRRANVLYGLLLKLGSEFANDQFALSSAIFMYAELGCLEFARKIFDHSSDRNTEVWNTMIGGYVQNNSPVEALPVFLEALESEDTVLDDVTFLSALTAASQLQCLDFAQQLHAYLIKNSSVSRVIILNAIVALYSRCSLVEMSFKVFSRMSERDTVSWNTMVSAFVQNGFDDEGLMLVYEMKKQGFKADSATVTALLSAASNIRNQEIGKQTHGYIIRNKIHSEGMESYLIDMYAKCGLIEAAQRLFGNYCMHGRDQATWNAMIAGNTQNGLIGQAFNIFRQMHKQNVTPNAVTLASILPACHPVGSMTIGKQLHGFAIRNWVHQNIFVSSALVDMYSKSGAIAYAENVFCMSPEKNSVTYTNMILGYGQHGIGEKAVSLFHSMKESGIKPDAVTFVAVLSACSYAGLVDEGLRIFESMEKEHGIGPSLEHYCCIADMLGRVGRVVEAYEFAKELGEEDNMGIWGSLLAACRIHGEFELGKVIANKLLQMERGKSMTGYHVLLSNIYAEEGNWEHVNRLRKGMREKGLTKDIGCSWIDIAGHVNCFVCRDQNHPQCNEIYETLEDLAVKMKDAGYRPSFNYNIGWSSDFEE, encoded by the coding sequence ATGCGACCCGCCATGCTATCCTCTGCTCTTCCTCTACCACTCTCCACCCCCTCCATCCCCCACACTCACCATCTTAACCAATCTTCCTTCTCACCGACATCAGCCTCTCAAATTCAACAATTGTGTTACGAAGACTACTCTAATCTCCACAACTCGCTCGACCCACCGAACCAGCCCCGAACCATTCGGTACCGCCTCAGCCAATTGTGCCGGGACGGCCAGCCCCACCTTGCCCGCCAACTGTTCGACGCAATTCCGAAGCCAAAAACAGTCATTTGGAACACAATCATAATCGGGTTTGTCTGCAATGGCTTGCCCCACGAAGCCCTGTTGTTCTATTCCCGCATGAGGTCAAACCCAGATACAGAATGCGATTTCTACACTTACTCTGCCGTTCTCAAAGCTTGTGCCGAGACCCGGCAGCTTAAGATAGGTAAAGCTGTGCATTGCCACGTGCTACGTTCTCATTTATCTCCCAGTAGAATTGTCGGCAATTCGCTCTTGAACATGTACTCCACATGTTTGAGCTCAATGGACAATGAAATGGGTTTGgattattgtgaaaatgatttaGTGAGTAGAGTGTTCGATACAATGCGTAAACGAGATGTAATTGCTTGGAATACTATGATTTCCTGGTACGTGAGAACGAAAAGATTTATAGAAGCATTTAGGCATTTTTGGTTGATGATGAAAATGGGAATACGATTGACGGCCGTGACTTTTGTCAATGTCTTCCCTGCTGTTTCAGCTATGGGTAACATTAGGAGGGCGAATGTGCTGTATGGTTTGCTTCTTAAATTGGGAAGTGAATTTGCTAACGATCAGTTTGCATTGAGTTCGGCAATTTTCATGTATGCCGAGCTTGGTTGTCTTGAATTTGCTAGGAAGATCTTTGACCACAGTTCTGATAGAAATACAGAGGTGTGGAATACTATGATTGGTGGATATGTTCAGAACAATAGTCCAGTTGAAGCACTTCCTGTTTTTCTTGAAGCTCTAGAGTCAGAAGACACTGTTCTTGACGATGTGACTTTTCTGTCAGCTTTAACTGCAGCTTCACAGTTACAATGCTTAGATTTTGCTCAACAGCTCCatgcatatttaattaagaattcATCAGTGTCACGTGTGATCATACTAAATGCAATAGTTGCCCTGTATTCTAGGTGCAGTTTGGTAGAGATGTCCTTCAAAGTTTTTAGTAGAATGAGTGAAAGAGATACTGTTTCTTGGAATACCATGGTTTCAGCGTTTGTGCAGAATGGGTTTGATGATGAAGGGCTGATGCTTGTATATGAGATGAAGAAGCAAGGTTTCAAGGCTGATTCTGCAACTGTAACTGCCCTGCTTTCAGCGGCATCAAATATCAGGAACCAGGAAATTGGAAAACAAACCCATGGTTACATTATTCGGAACAAAATTCACTCTGAAGGAATGGAAAGTTATCTTATAGACATGTATGCTAAATGTGGTCTGATTGAGGCTGCTCAAAGACTATTTGGAAATTACTGCATGCATGGTAGAGATCAGGCCACATGGAATGCCATGATTGCTGGGAATACACAAAATGGGCTAATTGGGCAGGCTTTCAACATCTTTAGGCAGATGCACAAACAGAATGTAACACCTAATGCCGTAACCTTAGCATCGATTCTCCCTGCCTGCCATCCAGTGGGAAGTATGACTATAGGCAAGCAACTGCATGGCTTTGCCATTCGCAACTGGGTACACCAGAATATCTTTGTTAGCTCTGCTCTGGTAGACATGTACTCTAAATCAGGTGCAATAGCTTATGCAGAAAACGTGTTTTGCATGTCCCCTGAGAAAAATTCAGTTACATACACCAACATGATATTGGGCTATGGTCAACATGGGATTGGTGAAAAAGCTGTATCCCTCTTCCACTCAATGAAAGAATCTGGTATTAAACCCGATGCTGTTACCTTTGTTGCTGTCTTGTCTGCTTGCAGTTATGCTGGCTTGGTTGATGAAGGCCTTCGAATATTTGAGTCAATGGAGAAAGAACATGGGATTGGGCCCTCACTTGAGCACTATTGTTGTATTGCAGACATGTTGGGGAGAGTTGGGAGGGTAGTTGAGGCTTATGAGTTTGCTAAAGAATTGGGTGAAGAGGATAACATGGGAATTTGGGGATCCCTTCTTGCAGCCTGCAGAATTCATGGAGAATTTGAATTGGGAAAAGTTATTGCCAATAAGTTGCTTCAGATGGAGAGGGGAAAGAGCATGACAGGTTATCATGTTTTGCTGTCAAATATATATGCAGAGGAAGGGAACTGGGAGCATGTTAACAGACTGAGAAAAGGGATGCGAGAGAAGGGCTTGACAAAGGATATTGGCTGCAGTTGGATTGATATTGCTGGTCATGTAAACTGTTTTGTGTGTAGAGATCAAAATCATCCTCAATGCAATGAAATTTATGAAACATTGGAAGACTTGGCTGTGAAGATGAAAGATGCTGGTTATAGGCCTTCTTTTAATTACAACATAGGCTGGAGTTCTGACTTTGAGGAATAA